From Micromonospora rhizosphaerae, the proteins below share one genomic window:
- a CDS encoding DegT/DnrJ/EryC1/StrS family aminotransferase, with protein MADSSGRTLGAEEVEAVTRVLRSGMLSSVWGKEVRALEREMADLHRVSHAVACSSGTAALHLAVAAVAPDPGDEIITTPISDFGTVAPILAQNAVPVFADVDPDTGNLDPVAVAAAIGPRTRAILGVHLFGAAATGLREVADAAGIPLIEDCAQAWLTRYPDDRLAGAVGTIGCFSLQQWKHITCGDGGLTITEDAALARRMRLFADKGWPRDDGVRRHESFGVNYRMTELSGAVARAQLTKLPGVLADRRRTARRLVAALADLPRVRVPADPDRHAWWLFPIVLDPPLTNREVADRLVRAGIPARAGYLAEPLHCAPALMGGPIYGTSRYPLTVPPAERVPTYGWGTQPNAERLITQTLLVIDWNEHYTDAHVDEIAKAVRAAVTDA; from the coding sequence ATGGCCGATTCCAGTGGTCGGACGCTTGGTGCGGAAGAGGTCGAAGCGGTCACGCGGGTCCTCCGGTCGGGCATGCTCAGTTCGGTCTGGGGCAAGGAGGTCCGTGCCCTCGAACGAGAAATGGCCGACCTGCACAGAGTTTCGCACGCCGTGGCCTGCAGCTCGGGTACGGCCGCACTCCACCTGGCCGTGGCCGCCGTCGCGCCCGACCCGGGCGACGAGATCATCACCACCCCGATCAGCGACTTCGGCACGGTGGCGCCGATCCTCGCCCAGAACGCGGTCCCGGTGTTCGCCGACGTCGACCCGGACACTGGCAACCTGGACCCGGTCGCGGTGGCCGCCGCGATCGGGCCCCGGACCCGGGCGATCCTGGGCGTGCACCTCTTCGGCGCCGCGGCCACCGGCCTGCGGGAGGTCGCCGACGCCGCCGGCATCCCGCTCATCGAGGACTGCGCCCAGGCCTGGCTCACCCGGTACCCGGACGACCGCCTCGCCGGCGCCGTCGGCACCATCGGCTGCTTCAGCCTCCAGCAGTGGAAGCACATCACCTGTGGCGACGGCGGCCTGACCATCACCGAAGACGCCGCGCTGGCCCGGCGGATGCGGCTCTTCGCCGACAAGGGCTGGCCCCGCGATGACGGGGTACGCCGGCACGAGAGCTTCGGGGTCAACTACCGGATGACCGAGTTGTCCGGTGCGGTCGCCCGCGCCCAGCTGACCAAACTGCCCGGCGTTCTGGCCGACCGGCGGCGCACCGCGCGGCGCCTGGTCGCCGCGCTGGCGGATCTGCCCCGCGTACGCGTGCCGGCCGACCCCGATCGGCACGCCTGGTGGCTCTTCCCGATCGTGCTCGACCCGCCGCTGACCAACCGCGAGGTCGCCGACCGGCTGGTGCGCGCGGGCATCCCGGCGCGCGCCGGATACCTCGCCGAACCCCTGCACTGCGCGCCCGCCCTGATGGGGGGGCCGATTTACGGCACCTCCCGGTACCCGCTGACCGTGCCGCCCGCCGAGCGGGTGCCCACCTACGGCTGGGGCACCCAACCGAATGCGGAACGGCTGATCACGCAGACTCTGCTGGTGATCGACTGGAACGAGCACTACACCGACGCACACGTCGACGAGATCGCCAAGGCGGTCCGGGCCGCGGTGACCGACGCATGA
- a CDS encoding dihydrodipicolinate synthase family protein, with amino-acid sequence MIDPNAAALRDRLRWRLIAAATTPGSAAGEIDPALVGTYLRGLVADGADALAVLAHTGRGPYLDPATRGEIIRQAVDTGVPVVVGVGGRPGETQAAVADQAVQAAELEAAGLLVFPVEDDAVAHHEALWRASGLPMLAFDLYLRPYPADALAALLAHPGVAGVKVARLNDAIACQEALAAAYRADRLAVTGEDRMFGPSLLWGAQAALVGLAAAAVPVTAAVLRAFADKQYDEFVVASAQLDRLASATFTDPMEGYVQRMLWIATHEGRIPPRYAVDPYGPALPAEDRERVLRMVRSR; translated from the coding sequence ATGATCGACCCGAACGCGGCGGCGCTGCGCGACCGGCTCCGGTGGCGACTGATCGCCGCCGCCACCACCCCCGGCAGCGCGGCCGGCGAGATCGACCCCGCCCTGGTCGGGACGTACCTGCGCGGGCTGGTCGCCGACGGCGCCGACGCGCTCGCGGTGCTCGCGCACACCGGTCGGGGCCCATACCTCGACCCGGCCACCCGAGGCGAGATCATTCGGCAGGCGGTCGACACCGGCGTACCGGTGGTGGTCGGCGTCGGCGGGCGGCCGGGGGAGACCCAGGCGGCCGTCGCCGACCAGGCCGTCCAGGCCGCCGAACTGGAGGCCGCCGGCCTGCTGGTGTTTCCGGTCGAGGACGATGCGGTCGCCCACCACGAGGCGCTGTGGCGGGCCAGCGGGCTGCCGATGCTGGCCTTCGACCTCTACCTGCGACCATATCCCGCGGACGCGCTGGCGGCGCTGCTGGCCCACCCCGGGGTGGCCGGGGTCAAGGTGGCCCGCCTCAACGACGCGATCGCCTGCCAGGAGGCGCTGGCCGCCGCCTACCGGGCCGACCGGCTGGCCGTGACCGGCGAGGACCGGATGTTCGGCCCGTCCCTGCTCTGGGGCGCCCAGGCCGCGCTGGTCGGCCTGGCCGCCGCCGCGGTCCCGGTGACCGCGGCGGTGCTGCGGGCCTTCGCCGACAAGCAGTACGACGAGTTCGTCGTCGCCTCGGCGCAGCTCGACCGGCTGGCCAGCGCCACCTTCACCGACCCGATGGAAGGTTACGTGCAACGCATGCTGTGGATCGCGACCCACGAGGGGCGCATCCCGCCCCGGTACGCCGTCGACCCGTACGGCCCGGCGCTGCCCGCCGAGGACCGTGAACGGGTGCTGCGGATGGTGAGGTCGCGGTGA
- a CDS encoding amidohydrolase family protein, producing MTGVPREGARKPFAADDLPPVTFDVDVLVGRYADRPGPVGDPAQVRAVLAANGIAGAAVASLRAVLFDVPGGNDEAAALAGPGVLPVGAVDLRDPLGAEREVVRLAERGFPAVRLFPEEQRVEPDFPSVRHVARRAAEAGLVVLAGGDVRRFWRPLLGATVVFLDTHFYHLGDFVVVARDEPGFHTSTRLLNSPDALETVAAQVGVERLLYGSRAPFYEPVVPRLRLARSGLDLAAVAEVAGGNARRILGANT from the coding sequence GTGACCGGTGTCCCGCGCGAGGGCGCGCGAAAGCCGTTCGCGGCGGACGACCTGCCACCGGTCACGTTCGACGTCGACGTCCTGGTCGGCCGGTACGCCGACCGGCCCGGACCGGTCGGCGATCCGGCCCAGGTGCGCGCGGTGCTGGCGGCCAACGGCATCGCCGGCGCGGCCGTGGCCAGCCTGCGGGCGGTGCTGTTCGACGTGCCCGGCGGTAACGACGAGGCCGCCGCCCTCGCCGGCCCGGGTGTGCTGCCGGTGGGCGCGGTGGACCTGCGGGATCCGCTGGGCGCCGAGCGGGAGGTGGTCCGGCTCGCCGAGCGGGGTTTCCCCGCCGTCCGGCTCTTCCCCGAGGAGCAGCGGGTGGAACCGGACTTCCCCTCTGTCCGACATGTCGCCCGCCGCGCGGCCGAGGCCGGGCTGGTCGTGCTGGCCGGCGGCGACGTACGCCGGTTCTGGCGGCCCCTGCTCGGCGCCACCGTGGTCTTCCTCGACACGCACTTCTACCACCTGGGCGACTTCGTCGTCGTCGCCCGCGACGAGCCCGGATTCCACACCTCGACCCGGCTGCTCAACTCCCCGGACGCCCTGGAGACCGTGGCCGCGCAGGTCGGCGTCGAGCGCCTGCTCTACGGTTCCCGTGCCCCGTTCTACGAGCCGGTCGTGCCCCGGCTGCGGCTGGCCCGCTCCGGCCTCGATCTGGCCGCGGTGGCGGAGGTGGCCGGTGGCAATGCCCGACGGATCCTGGGAGCGAACACATGA
- a CDS encoding amidohydrolase family protein produces MIIDVHAHWGPWFFSMDVGRVATNLAVMDRYGIDLAIVSATEAVIYDAAAGNRAMARVLAEQDRLLGYLTINPRRLDDAERDLRELLPSGRFVGVKIHTDYTGSPVASPQTRDALALVAAHDLPVLVHTWGPTPLDLAQACADIPGLRAIAGHMGADGWRHAVEAANSVDRLWLEPCFSHTKAGRFAAVAAAVNPRRLLFGTDATLIDPAAAYGAVLAADLGPEESELVAWRNAADLFRLDIGGD; encoded by the coding sequence ATGATCATCGACGTGCACGCGCACTGGGGTCCCTGGTTCTTCAGCATGGACGTCGGCCGGGTCGCGACGAACCTCGCGGTCATGGACCGGTACGGCATCGACCTGGCGATCGTCTCGGCCACCGAGGCGGTCATCTACGACGCCGCCGCCGGGAACCGGGCGATGGCCCGGGTGCTTGCGGAGCAGGACCGCCTGCTCGGCTACCTGACGATCAATCCGCGGCGGCTCGACGACGCCGAGCGTGACCTGCGCGAGCTGCTTCCCTCCGGCCGGTTCGTCGGTGTGAAGATCCACACCGACTACACCGGCTCGCCGGTGGCGTCCCCCCAGACCCGGGACGCGTTGGCCCTGGTCGCCGCCCACGACCTGCCGGTCCTCGTACACACGTGGGGCCCGACCCCGTTGGACCTCGCCCAGGCCTGCGCCGACATCCCCGGCCTGCGGGCCATCGCCGGGCACATGGGGGCCGACGGCTGGCGGCACGCGGTGGAGGCGGCCAACTCCGTCGACCGGCTCTGGCTGGAGCCCTGCTTCTCGCACACGAAAGCCGGCCGCTTCGCGGCCGTCGCCGCGGCGGTGAACCCCCGCCGGCTGCTGTTCGGCACCGACGCGACACTGATCGACCCGGCGGCCGCGTACGGGGCGGTGCTCGCCGCCGACCTCGGTCCCGAGGAGAGCGAGTTGGTCGCCTGGCGCAACGCCGCCGACCTGTTCCGGCTCGACATCGGCGGGGACTGA
- a CDS encoding B3/B4 domain-containing protein, with protein MHFRHSPAIRSAFPELACGVLHATGITAAADVDPYLEAPTEAARARLAAGPEGGFPEIQAWRRAFAAMGLPPTRYRCAAESLLRRLRRDGTLPRLHPLVDLGNALSVGYAVPVAVLDLARISGDLEVRPAIGDETYLTLAGDAERPEPGEVIFGDSAGRAHSRRWTHRQSGWSAVREGTTEVLVVIEAVHDGGPDTVSRMLAELASTLTRVWRVPARTAVLTADPPAFEVTPARTAAG; from the coding sequence GTGCACTTCCGACACTCCCCCGCGATCCGGTCCGCCTTCCCGGAACTGGCCTGCGGTGTGCTGCACGCCACCGGGATCACCGCCGCCGCGGACGTGGATCCGTACCTCGAGGCCCCCACCGAGGCGGCCCGGGCCCGGCTCGCCGCCGGCCCGGAGGGCGGGTTCCCGGAGATCCAGGCCTGGCGGCGGGCGTTCGCCGCCATGGGCCTGCCGCCGACCCGGTACCGGTGCGCGGCCGAGTCGCTGCTGCGCCGCCTCCGGCGCGACGGGACGCTGCCCCGGCTGCACCCGCTGGTCGACCTCGGCAACGCCCTCTCCGTCGGGTACGCCGTCCCGGTCGCCGTGCTCGATCTCGCCCGGATCTCCGGTGACCTGGAGGTCCGGCCTGCGATCGGCGACGAGACGTACCTGACGCTCGCCGGGGACGCGGAGCGACCGGAGCCCGGCGAGGTGATCTTCGGCGACTCGGCCGGGCGGGCGCACTCCCGGCGCTGGACGCACCGGCAGAGCGGCTGGTCGGCGGTCCGCGAGGGGACCACCGAGGTGCTGGTGGTGATCGAGGCGGTGCACGACGGCGGCCCAGACACCGTGTCCCGGATGCTGGCGGAGCTCGCGTCGACCCTGACGCGGGTGTGGCGGGTGCCGGCGCGTACGGCGGTGCTGACTGCCGACCCGCCGGCCTTCGAGGTCACGCCGGCCCGGACGGCGGCCGGCTGA
- a CDS encoding LysE family translocator, which yields MRTSLSAGLAGGRRAGLVAALACTLSLVPHLVAAVTGLAALLHASPVLFRAVTWLGVAWLLWLGWSSLRERGTWLTDGDPTPPRTARLVRDGVLLNLLNPKVTVFFVAFLPQFVPPDRPGATARMLAYGAVFMLVTFVVFAGYGVLAAAVRARVLARPRAAGLLRRTLAGSFLARGVGLALTAR from the coding sequence ATCAGGACGTCCCTCTCCGCGGGCCTGGCCGGCGGTCGCCGGGCCGGCCTGGTCGCCGCGCTCGCCTGCACGCTGAGCCTGGTGCCGCATCTGGTGGCTGCGGTCACCGGGCTGGCCGCACTGCTGCACGCCAGCCCGGTGCTGTTCCGGGCGGTGACCTGGCTGGGCGTGGCCTGGCTGCTGTGGCTGGGCTGGTCGTCGCTGCGGGAGCGCGGCACCTGGCTGACCGACGGCGACCCCACCCCGCCGCGGACGGCCCGGCTGGTCCGTGACGGGGTGCTGCTGAACCTGCTCAACCCCAAGGTGACCGTGTTCTTCGTGGCGTTCCTGCCGCAGTTCGTGCCGCCCGACCGACCGGGGGCGACGGCCCGGATGCTCGCGTACGGCGCGGTCTTCATGCTGGTCACCTTCGTGGTCTTCGCCGGGTACGGCGTGCTGGCCGCCGCCGTGCGCGCCCGGGTGCTGGCCCGGCCCCGGGCCGCCGGGCTGCTGCGCCGCACCCTCGCCGGCAGCTTCCTCGCCCGCGGCGTCGGCCTCGCCCTCACCGCCCGATAG
- a CDS encoding SIS domain-containing protein — translation MSMTADEIATQPDVWRRATALAPSVADLLPGRGEEVCIVGCGTSLYMAQAAAALREGAGHGRTDAFPASELPSGRRYDVLVAISRSGTTSEIAHVLRRAPAARSVVLTALPDGPVAAAADGVVPLVFADERSVVQTRFATTALTLLRAAAGEDTAESAADAERALAVDLPVDPTAISQWTFVGRGWTVGLAHEAALKLREAAQAWTEAYPALEYRHGPISVSGPGTVVWSFGPLDPALADQVRSIGATVVDLPLDPLASLVVAQRVAVALAESRGLDPDTPHNLTRAVILDDAALPG, via the coding sequence ATGAGCATGACCGCGGATGAGATCGCTACCCAGCCCGACGTGTGGCGGCGGGCGACCGCCCTCGCACCCAGCGTCGCCGACCTCCTGCCCGGTCGGGGCGAGGAGGTGTGCATCGTCGGTTGCGGCACCTCCCTGTACATGGCGCAGGCCGCCGCGGCGCTGCGCGAAGGTGCCGGACACGGACGCACCGACGCGTTCCCCGCCTCCGAGCTGCCCAGCGGGCGGCGCTACGACGTGCTGGTGGCCATCTCCCGCTCCGGTACCACGTCGGAGATCGCCCACGTGCTGCGCCGCGCGCCGGCCGCTCGCTCGGTGGTGCTGACCGCCCTACCGGACGGGCCGGTCGCGGCCGCGGCGGACGGGGTGGTGCCGCTGGTCTTCGCCGACGAACGTTCGGTGGTGCAGACCCGCTTCGCCACCACCGCGCTCACCCTGCTCCGTGCCGCCGCCGGTGAGGACACGGCCGAGTCGGCGGCGGACGCGGAGCGGGCCCTGGCGGTCGACCTCCCCGTCGACCCGACGGCGATCTCGCAGTGGACCTTCGTGGGCCGCGGCTGGACCGTGGGGCTCGCCCACGAGGCGGCGCTGAAGCTCCGTGAGGCGGCTCAGGCGTGGACGGAGGCGTACCCGGCGCTAGAGTACCGGCACGGGCCGATCAGCGTGTCCGGGCCCGGCACCGTGGTGTGGTCCTTCGGTCCGCTGGATCCCGCACTGGCCGACCAGGTCCGCTCGATCGGCGCCACCGTGGTGGACCTGCCGCTGGACCCGCTGGCGTCGCTCGTGGTGGCGCAGCGGGTGGCGGTCGCGCTGGCCGAGTCCCGTGGGCTCGACCCGGACACCCCGCACAACCTGACGCGCGCGGTGATCCTGGACGACGCCGCCCTCCCCGGCTAG
- a CDS encoding DeoR/GlpR family DNA-binding transcription regulator: MTTAGQETSPNGNAAARRRHRADRFGRILQMLGEKGSVDVADLALDLGVSEATVRRDLRALANQRLLERAHGGAVSGATELPVRYRSGQAHAEKLRIARAAAERVAEGDVVALTGGTTTLEVARCLAYRGEVSVVTNALNIGAELAVRPNVKLIMTGGVARGVSYELVGPLADATLDKINIDIAFVGVDGIERNAGLTTQNETEAATNRVLIERSRKAIVVADSSKLGRVVFAGIAPVSAISELITDAGADPAEVDRLRTAGLTVTVV, from the coding sequence ATGACGACGGCAGGCCAAGAAACTTCACCGAACGGGAACGCCGCCGCACGCCGCCGGCACCGCGCCGATCGCTTCGGCCGGATCCTGCAGATGCTCGGCGAGAAGGGCAGCGTCGACGTCGCCGACCTCGCCCTCGACCTCGGCGTCAGCGAGGCCACGGTGCGGCGGGACCTGCGCGCGCTGGCCAACCAGCGGCTGCTCGAACGCGCGCACGGCGGCGCGGTCTCCGGCGCGACGGAGTTGCCGGTGCGGTACCGGAGCGGCCAGGCCCACGCGGAGAAGCTGCGCATCGCGCGCGCCGCTGCCGAACGCGTGGCGGAGGGCGACGTCGTGGCGCTCACCGGCGGCACCACGACCCTGGAGGTCGCCCGCTGCCTGGCGTACCGCGGTGAGGTGTCGGTGGTGACGAACGCGCTGAACATCGGGGCGGAACTCGCGGTCCGGCCGAACGTGAAGCTCATCATGACCGGCGGCGTCGCCCGCGGCGTCTCCTACGAACTCGTCGGACCCCTGGCCGACGCGACGCTGGACAAGATAAACATCGACATCGCCTTCGTCGGCGTCGACGGCATCGAGCGCAACGCCGGCCTGACTACACAGAACGAGACCGAGGCCGCCACCAACCGGGTCCTGATCGAACGCAGCCGCAAGGCGATCGTGGTGGCCGACTCCAGCAAGCTCGGCCGGGTCGTGTTCGCCGGCATCGCCCCGGTGTCCGCGATCAGCGAGCTCATCACCGACGCCGGGGCGGACCCCGCGGAAGTGGACCGGTTGCGGACGGCCGGGCTCACCGTCACGGTCGTCTGA
- a CDS encoding 1-phosphofructokinase family hexose kinase → MILCVTLNAALDVTYVVDQVRWHSGNRVVSTAEHAGGKGTNVARVLHSLGEHVVLTGLAGGGTGDRIRRHLAAAGITEELVPIAGESRRTLAVVDEAAGDATGFWEPGPAVRADEWDALVRRFHRLLPDAAVVVLSGSAPPGVPDDGYASLISIAGDAGVPAVLDVSGAALRIGVTAGPAVVKPNREELAAATGHGDAWTAADSLVSAGAAAVVVSAGADGLLAATPRRRWVARPPEPLSGNPTGAGDACVAALARGLRAGSGWPERLADAVALSAAAVLRPVAGEVDRDAYRRFRDLVHVEEV, encoded by the coding sequence GTGATCCTCTGTGTCACGTTGAACGCCGCCCTCGACGTCACCTACGTCGTCGACCAGGTCCGCTGGCATTCCGGCAACAGGGTGGTCTCCACCGCCGAGCACGCTGGCGGCAAGGGCACCAACGTGGCCCGGGTGCTGCACAGCCTCGGCGAGCACGTGGTGCTGACCGGTCTCGCCGGTGGCGGCACGGGCGACCGGATCCGACGCCACCTCGCCGCCGCCGGGATCACCGAGGAGCTGGTGCCCATCGCCGGCGAGTCCCGGCGCACGCTGGCCGTGGTGGACGAGGCCGCGGGCGACGCGACCGGCTTCTGGGAGCCGGGGCCAGCTGTGCGCGCCGACGAGTGGGACGCGTTAGTCCGGCGCTTCCACCGCCTGCTCCCCGACGCGGCCGTCGTGGTGCTCTCCGGTAGCGCGCCACCGGGAGTACCGGACGACGGCTACGCATCGCTGATCTCCATCGCCGGCGACGCCGGTGTGCCAGCCGTCCTCGACGTCTCCGGCGCGGCGCTGCGGATCGGCGTCACCGCCGGACCGGCAGTGGTCAAGCCCAACCGGGAGGAACTGGCGGCGGCCACGGGTCACGGCGACGCGTGGACCGCCGCAGACTCTCTGGTGTCGGCCGGGGCGGCCGCCGTCGTCGTCTCCGCCGGCGCCGACGGCCTGCTGGCAGCGACCCCGCGGCGCCGATGGGTGGCCCGGCCGCCCGAACCGCTGTCGGGCAACCCGACCGGCGCCGGCGACGCATGTGTCGCCGCGCTCGCCCGGGGGCTGCGCGCCGGGAGCGGCTGGCCGGAACGGCTGGCCGACGCCGTGGCGTTGTCGGCCGCCGCGGTGCTGCGCCCCGTGGCCGGTGAGGTCGACCGGGACGCCTACCGGCGGTTTCGCGACTTGGTCCACGTCGAGGAGGTCTAG
- a CDS encoding class II fructose-bisphosphate aldolase gives MRVSTGEIVAAAAAAGRGAGAFNVITLEHAEAIVAGAERVDRPVILQLSENAVGFHLGRVRPIAAALGEIATAARVPVSLHLDHVADESLLHQTADAGFSSVMFDASTRPYQENVAVTRAAADWAHERGLWLEAELGEVGGKDGAHAPGVRTDPRQAESYVAATGVDALAVAVGSSHAMTTREAALDLDLIAQLRKTVPVPLVLHGSSGVPDEHLRGAIGHGMVKINFGTALNLAYTGAVRDVLAGPNPPVDPRKYLRVARDAVADVVAHLLTVLDKAAG, from the coding sequence ATGCGCGTCAGTACCGGCGAGATCGTCGCGGCCGCCGCCGCCGCAGGTAGGGGAGCGGGGGCGTTCAACGTCATCACGCTCGAACATGCGGAGGCGATCGTCGCCGGCGCCGAGCGCGTGGACCGGCCGGTGATCCTCCAGCTCAGCGAGAACGCCGTCGGTTTCCACCTCGGCCGCGTACGCCCCATCGCCGCCGCCCTCGGCGAGATCGCCACCGCCGCGCGGGTGCCGGTATCGCTGCACCTGGACCACGTCGCGGACGAGTCGCTCCTGCACCAGACAGCCGACGCCGGCTTCAGCTCCGTCATGTTCGACGCCTCGACCCGGCCGTACCAGGAGAATGTGGCCGTTACCCGGGCGGCGGCCGACTGGGCGCACGAGCGGGGGCTGTGGCTGGAGGCCGAACTCGGTGAGGTGGGCGGCAAGGACGGCGCGCACGCGCCCGGTGTCCGGACCGATCCACGCCAGGCGGAGTCCTACGTGGCGGCGACCGGGGTCGACGCACTCGCGGTGGCGGTGGGCAGTTCACATGCGATGACGACCCGAGAGGCGGCTCTCGATCTCGACCTGATCGCGCAGCTGCGCAAGACCGTCCCGGTGCCGCTGGTCCTGCACGGGTCCTCAGGAGTGCCGGACGAGCACCTGCGCGGCGCCATCGGGCACGGCATGGTCAAAATCAACTTCGGTACGGCGTTGAACCTGGCGTACACCGGTGCCGTCCGAGACGTCCTGGCCGGCCCGAACCCCCCGGTGGACCCCCGCAAATACCTGCGGGTCGCCCGCGACGCCGTCGCCGACGTCGTGGCGCACCTGCTCACCGTGCTGGACAAGGCGGCCGGCTAA